gctCTTTTTTTTAGTTCCTATTTTGTTTAGTTTTGCCGCTTCCTGAGGGCTTAACTGCCTCACACTATGTAGTTAAATTCATTTAACTAATAAATGAAGTAGATAgtgtgctacctttctctcttatatatatatatatatatatatatatatatatagttgagctaggatacttttagaagcaccacccacttggtgcttctaagNCTCCTGGGTAAGATCCTAATAGTCAAAAATAGAAAGGGATTAAGTTAAGTGAGCCAAACAGCGGTTAAATCGAGAGATCATTCGGAAATAAAGAATTAGGAAAAGTAGATTTAACTGCTTGCAAATAACCAAAGTTCTAGTCAAATTAAAGTACCCCCCTATGGTTTGTCAAACCAtttgttggaaaaaaaagaCTAGTAGGTTACCATTTTCGTAGTTAGTTGAAACCATTTAATGCGGAGGATAATAGTGTGTCAAAAACAAAAGGTGCAAAAACTGCTCTATGGGAGTGGTGTTAATTGGCCCCTCTAAGCCATaagcattgtttttttttttttttttttgagaatagttTAAGGATAAAGAAAAGggtaaacaattaaaaaatcgagagaaagaaaattctgtttttttttttttttttttgagaataaggtagcaaagctacctgcttcattcattaagcaaaatgaactaggcGTATATGTTGGAGGCAACTAAGGCCTTCTGGAGTAactgggagaaaaaaaaaaaaagataaaaacgaaaacaaaacagtaaacaaaaacaaaaaaatatatatgtttatgcTTTTATATCACATCCTTTTCAAGAAGCAAATTTGTCAAGGGATTGATCTTTGAAGAGATTAGCTTGGCTTCATCGAGTCCTTTTTGTCAATTGCTTTTGGCACTTCTACAAAATTGAATAGTACATGATTATTTAACTCCGAATTCACAAGCACTATCCACTTAGGTGATTATTTAGCTTACCTTTAAGTAATTGTTGTGTGTTTGACATGCAGATGTTTAATCGTCAtcactataataaaaaattgaatttgatttcctaagttttgaaaataaaaagtttaaattagaaGTTAATTTCAGCTTCAACTTCGCATAAAAAATACTACTTAAAGAACTTGCACTAAGTTAAACAAACTCAAATAAAATTCGAATGCATAAAAAATGCCCCTTTTTTATCCCCTTTTAACTTTTGCCCGAAATGCCAATGCATAGTTAAGGCCCGGCAATCCCATTCGATCGGGAGTACTTAATAAATTTGACACCAACATATATCTTCTCAATGACAAGATTTTCCAAACCAATGATATCACATTGTGTTTGTACACAATCAAACATCCTGCACATGCATTTTACCAATTTTAGTAATGAGATATCTAATTAACTACATGCTGTGCCTATTTCATAACTCATGAGCTTAATATCGATTAAAATGGTGACAAAAAACAATCTAGACCCCCTATTTGCAAAGCATCTATCTATTTATATTAAACTCAAAGCTGTAACTACAATTTCTATAGTTAGACACTGAGGTTAGAGCTCACTGACCATTTAAATCTagaatatcttttcttttttgagaaacagAGCTTCATTTAttgaagggaaaacttcaaaaacaccccctgtggtttcatcgtttctcactttgcccccctgtggtttaaaatgtatcaaattgcacccctgtggtttcgtttttatcttttcagtagtttttttgttaatatttcattaaattatatacaaaaaacttcagatacccatctagatttatcaaatatacactttagtaccctttaattttaattttatcactgatttaagaaaaaaaaataataaaatttgataagaaaaagaaaaaaaagaaaccacagggcggcaaattgatacattttaaaccacaggggagtaaagtgaaaaactatgaaaccacagggggtgtttttgaagttttccctttattgAAAGAGTGAAACATTTGGAATATCTTGCCACTGGTTTGAGGGCGTTATTGTAATTGGAGGCAAAACTGATGTCTACAAAAGGGAATAGAGAAAGCATTGATGTGGAAATAATGGGGAAACAAGTAGGAGAGCATTGGGAATAAATTAATGGGAAAACGAGGGTTCCTTGCAATTAACGCATCTTAGGCTTTGCCTCGGATGGAGGCTcggatcagagagagagagagagagacttttgAGCGGATAAGAACgccccaactctctctctctctctctctctctctctctctctctcgcgcacattttttttttttctttctatctctctctctctctctctctctctctctctctcgcgcacattttttttttttctttctatctctctctctctctctctctctacacctaTCACTGCTACTAAATACTACTAATACCACATCACCACATAAGgaggaagagggaaaaaaagaaaaaaaaagaaaaagaaaaagtctacAAAGACTTCTCCTCCCCAACCCCAATCTCTCCCCCACTATCCAttgcctcttcctcttcctcttcctcttcctcttctgcgCCTCTcaatactttttctttttcttttccaatccCAAAAGAGGGATTTTTGGAGGAAGAAACTGGCGATCGACCACGAATCCCCCTTCAAAGAGCTCAAACTCAGGAGCAGGAACGCAATGGTGAGATGCGAGTCCCTCTCCCGCTTCCTCTCTCTGTTTCCCTTCTCTTTTGTGCAACTCGTTGCTGATGATGAGGTGTGCAATGTTGGGTTTGCGCTTTGcagggagcggcggcggaggaggaggaggatcagCGGTGGCCGCCGTGGCTGAAGCCGCTGCTGGCGACGCGCTTCTTCGGGCATTGCAAGCTGCACGCCGACGCGCACAAGAACGAGTGCAATATGTACTGCCTCGACTGCATGAACGGCGCGCTCTGCTCTCTCTGCCTCGCCTACCACCGCGACCACCGCGCCATCCAGGTACCTCTACCCTTTTTTTCCACCTCCcctgttttttctttaaatatctcaatcaatcaatcaatcatgTGGGTTTCTCTGGATCCTCTGTTATGCTCCCTCCTCCATTTTACCCcccctcccctttttttttttttgcttttctataATTTTCTCTGGATCCTCTGTTTTTTAAACCCTTTAATTGTTTTCCCCCATTCGGCTTTTACCATCGTCAGGAAATTGGCTTTATCGGATTTTCTGTGGGTGTTCTTGAGCAATGCACTGACTTtgttgtctctctctctctgtatctaTCTAactgtgtgtgtgtatatatatatatagaaagagagagaaaaagagagaaagagagagaaagagattgtATAGATGAGTTGAATTTGATTGTATTTGTTTTGGTGCAGATAAGGAGGTCGTCGTACCACGACGTGATCAGGGTGTCGGAGATTCAGAAGGTGTTGGATATAAGCGGGGTTCAGACCTACATCATCAACAGCGCCCGCGTCGTCTTCCTCAACGAGCGCCCGCAGCCGCGCCCCGGCAAGGGCGTCACCAACACCTGCGAGGTCTGCGACCGCAGCCTCCTCGACTCCTTCCGCTTCTGCTCCCTCGGCTGCAAGGTCCCAACTTCCTCCTCTTCTTAATTATCTCAATCCAATCCGATTCATTTCATTAGTTCTCCATCGAAATGCTCACGATTACTGTTTGGTATTTTAATACCATTTGCTCAGATCGAAGGGAGCTCCAATAACAATGACTATGAtgccaagaagaagaagatgaagaaaaagaagcccGCCGCGTCGACGTCGGACTCCGACGAGTCCTACACGAGCACCAGCCGCGGGAGCGAGAAGAGCAGCGTGGTGCAGAGCTTCACTCCCTCGACCCCGCCGCCGACGTCCATCAGCTACCGCTCCGCGAAACGGCGCAAGGGGATCCCCCACCGAGCCCCCTTTGGGAGCCTCATCCTCGAGTTCTAAGCCACCACCCCCTTTATACACACACATAcctatatagatatagatatatatatatatatatatatatatgtatgaatgaGTAATAACATAGCTCATAAgccacacacactctctctatCTTCCTCCCCCGCCCCCTCCCTCTCTTCGTCTGATGTTCATAACAAAAGCACTCTGAGCTGCTTTGTGTGGAGGCCGGTGCTTCGTGTTTACCCTTCAATTCCAAGTTCATGGAGAGAAGAAacagaagagaagagaagagaagaggaggaaaaaatAACAGGTTATGTTAAATTAGGCTTTGGAAACATAGTTATGAGATATAGTCCACTGTAATCATCATAATAATGTGAGGGAGATGTTTAGTATTACTTGTGCTGTTGTTACATATCATGAAGAATGTAGAAGCGATAAAACAGTATCAGCCTAGTATAGGAAGTTGGCACTACTTAATAACTAAGTTTtgtgatagtttttttttcttttttttaagctcctttgtttactttttaaaaaatgtaaatatgAAGAGAGAAGGTAATAAGTTGATGTTTATATGGATGGTTGTGTAATGAAAGTAATAACTCCCTTCTGCTTTAATGGCCGTGGAATTGTGCTATCAAATTTCATATGTAATGTTGTAACAAACTTGTCGCCTTTTTTGTGGTCCTTTCATTCACATGACTAATGAATGAGAAGTATGTTTAGATTCTGAAAagttatatctatatatatatttaggaaaTTGATTTTAGAGAAActgtttaaaattaaatttgagttttttttttttttttcgctctctgcttttagtttattaattttctaattggAAAGGAGCTTTTGGCAAAGTCGTAAAGAGTGAGGACGTAGTGGATGTCGAcacaggagaagaagaagaagaagaagaagaggaatggTGTCAGTTCGATAGTGGGGAAGGAACTTAGGAGCAAGAAGCGTCTCGTTCTCTAGATGAGCTATTTAATacgatattaaaatttaaattgaaaaaatttaaactcaaataaAATGTAACATTTAAATATACAACAATTTAAATTGAACGGTTGATTAATTTGTATTAGTAAGATTTTAGTGAAGTGGCATCCTCGATTAAGTCGCGTTGATAACAGCGAGAGAACGGAGTGGCCGATGCGTACGCGTTGTGGCATCAGGGCGGGGAGGATTAGGAGTTGTGGCGCGAACTGTTCCACTCGCTTTCGTGGGGCCCACCACTGGTCCCGTGGTTCTCGGTGCATTGCGCGCGTGTGAAATCGCCACGCGTGGCGTCCAATGGTATGTACCTACGTGGCCGCTTGTCATTGGATGGGAGGCTAGGTAAACCTGTTTCATGCCGACTTCCCTCCAAGAAACCGTTccctgcacctggtgtatcTTTCCATGTCGATCATAACACCGCGCAGTTATCGCTCCACGCAGCGGAGGCCTAAAAttctgattttaacctatttttaaaaaattatttcttatttttataatatcaaTATTGGTAATTattataacaataattaaatatcTTTGTATGGCGCATTGAGTTGTACGGATGCACCGGGTGCAGGGATGTTAGTGTTTATTTTCCAGCTGACCGGTTCTCGTGTAGCCGCCTTTATCTTGTCACGGCTTTTGACTTCGCTATTCATCGATTGACACGTGGGACCCACCCGCCGTGCGATCCACGCTGGACGGCCCTGATACGGTCGCCAAGTTGGAAAACTCGCGCACGGAACTCGCTTTACGTGGGTGCGCGATCCGGTACAAGTCTCGAAGTACAATCTCCATCTAACGGATATTACACGACGCCGCCACGTGGCGGCAGGCCATTGTCCCGATAGATGCTTGCTGTTTCGCGCGGGGTCGCTGTTCCAAGTCGCCGACCTGGCGTCGCCGTCGTTGTCGCGTTCCACTTGGGAAGCTCCAGCCAATAGGACGCGGCCGCGTGTCCCTCGCGTGACGCACAAACACCCGGGAATTCCTCACTGCATCCCGGGAATTCTTCGTTGTGGAAAAATATTCGCcttttaataatatttcttaGGACGATTCCCCCTACCCTTCACTCCCCAAAACGCGATTcccacaatttttttatttcctttttttaaattttctttttctttcctctcaAACCAAATTTACTGCAACTAGAGTGTGCCCAAAGTTTTAATGTATCATTGAATTTTATCACTCATCTTCGGAAACaatagttgaaactttttgTAAAACATAATTACTATTATTCTGCGCAGCACATTaaagtatagatatatatatatatagttacacCGGAAGATTACCAGAGAGCTCTCCCAACACGAACGGGTGGGCCCCAAAGCTCAACCGCCTCATCTGCCTAAGCCATGATGTCATTTGCTAGCTAACCCTCGTCTTTAATTATCAATGTAATTACCAAATTAACCGCATAACCCTAATCTTCTGCAGTGTGGGCCGCCGCTCCATCTGCTGTGGGCCGGAATTTACGACGGCCCCCGCACAACGGGTCGATGTCATTCTACGGCCGGCTTTTTTTGTCGGTTAATGCCGATGTGGATCACGGGTTAGGTTCGTGACGAACTAATTAGTACTAATCTACTAAGTAAATTTACTTAGGtagatcttcttcttttcttttcttttttggcctAAGAATGTGACAGCAACAAGGGTCCATTAAGTGTACTTGGCCTTCCTTTATATAGTGGTAGGCCATAGTAGTTCTATATATTTAGCTCTTTTGTATTCCTTTAAAATTTCTTATGTATATTGGTATGGCAAAGCATTGAAAAGCTACTTTTTGCTCTTTATTTTGTGGCAATATGTGGGTGGGTGGAGATATGGGTTGATGAGCACCAAAACATCTAAAGgtgtcaaaaaatatatatacaaatcaaaaaagaaaaaaagattagagAAGTAGTGACAAGTGATGAATGTCGTGCTGAAATATTGGGAGCCGAGTGATTAGGAGTGATTATGTACACCTCTCTTGTTTGTGGGGTTATTTGTATCTATCTctgtttaaataatataataattgggATTTAATTGGAAGTGgaataagaaaagagaaagcaCGTGTTACTTACAAAAGTAGGATTCCTCTTACTAAGAAAAACGCGTTCACATTACAACTTGCTGCATAATTACATTGCAAAATTTAGCACGCAAATGGATGCTGTGGTGCTAAATATACATCTTTAGTCAGCTTGTACATACTGCTGCTCTAAACAGTGGGCCAAGAGGTTGACCTAAATTCAAATCCCGCTTCATGCCAGATGGTTTGTGTGCCCTGCAGCCCTGCAggcttttttctcaaaattctatatatatatatatatatatatataaggagaaAGTTCGGCtgtggtacttttaaaagtattaagtatttgatatttgtaaatttttcatTATTAGATCTATTCGTCTGACCATTTTCATTCCTTAAATTATTCTATTCCACTCACTCGATTCTTGGATACCACTATCATCGTAATTTTACAAATCTTTATCTAAAAGTCGAATGCCTACAAACACTAATTACttcgtatttttaaaagtatagaagttCAATAAGAGCGAGAAAGAAATTAAGAACATGctatttttctccttctttgattttttcttttaaaaacttaactaaaaatgtaAGGTAATTAGATTTCGAAAATCAGACCTCGAGAACTAACTATCGGGcctttttatctaaaaattttaaaggcaATACATGAATTCTTGAATCTTGTAGAGTTGCATACATTGATACATGTGAGAAACAAGGTACGTTCACGAAGAACATATGTATTCACAACATTTATATCGGCTCTATTTGTatgtatgaatattttgtttggtgtatttctttaatttatttaaaaaaattgtgcgTTTGATTGATAAGtattttgatcaaatatttagaattggATACAAATTTCAACCTTCACgtcatatttttgaataaaataaattatctcatAGGTGAAATGTGCActatctttttaaattatatacaacaaGAGTCTTGaaggagcaaaaatcaaactctttactgacaataatactataaaatactTATGCAGAATAAGTTATTCTTGAATTAATGGAATAACATAATGCGAGATCCAAACGGGACcttaattttatgtttatatAGACGAAATTTTGCATTGGTGTGATTATTATTCAAAAGATTGATCTTTTGAATAATACAATGTTATAGCTAATTCTACATCTCTTCGTTCATATTAGATCATGAGTTCAACTCcgaattgagttagaatatttcTAAAAGCACTAACGGATTGGTGCTTCTAGATTTGTATCCCTTGGATGGAGGTGTTGTAAggctaggatgatagtagcccaCTTTGGTtgagtggtggtaggtgaaatagtatttgatctcAGAGTTACTAACAGTTGAGAGGTAGATCTAAGAGTTAGAAATCTAAAAACACCAATGGATCGGTACTTTTAGATGTATTATAGCTTAGTTCGTTCAACGCCCAACTTTAATATTTCACAGGTTAAATTTTTGTACTATATAATTGGTTAAATGTCTATCTCctacattatatatgcatataattagtttttttggTACCAACTCAATTTTTTACGCAACAGTGACAAAAACGTGCAAAAAATTACTTTCACGTGGATTAAAATTAATGCATACCATAATTTCTCCGGTGTCCTTAGAGGAGACTGGTGTGTCCACCAGCACGTGCCGAGAAATGATCCCAAACTGGACTGTTTTAAATGGGATTTGGATTATATCCATTTAACTCCTATTGTTTCCATTAGCTTAGATGGTGGGCCTAACTATTGGGCCGGGCTATGTCTAGCTCTCATTTTAAACTCGAGGCCCAAATCTTGGTCTAAGCCCGAACCAACTCTGACTCGAAAAGATAATCTTAGAGAACTCAAAAGCAAAGATACCCTGAGATTCAAATATCTTATATGAAGAAACTATTTAGTGATTTAGTTGTTACGCATGCGTCGGTGATTCGAGCTTTGCCGTAAGCTTAAATTTGGAGCTTCGTGCCCCAAAACTTGAGCTACTATGTATAGATTGTGCCAGCATAGTTTGTTATACAAGTGATTAACTAGACCGCACTCTAATTAACCTCGTCCAAGGCTCCTCTTGGGATTGCGAGAAAACTGGGGCGCATAGGGTCAAAATACTACAAAACATATTTCATTTATTCTCGTACGTGACATCACAGTGAGtcagttatgatatattttctaaaatttcattgaaaaataaataagtttattgttatatatttttgttctaATTCTACTGAGTCTAGCCCGAGAAAGTTAGCCTAGCCTAATTCTCATAAATGTTCCATTTAACGTTGTCTTATATATTGAGCTCGAATGACAATGTACACTGCACAAATTGGAACACATGACCTAGTCAGaatctttttgctttttgttcttATTACTTGTTAAGCCAAGctgataatttttcatttttaatataaaacaattTATTCTCTGTAGAATAGAAAACCActggaataaaaaattatgacaaaaccacaaaaataaattgagataacaaaaaatatatagctATCTCAAGCCTTTAACTTTCCACCTCAACTTTCCTCTTTACAGCAGCACCGTCTCTGATCACAACTTCACTACTTTAATTAGCATCTTCTTCAACATTATCCCCACGTACTCCACCACAAATTAACCACTGCGTACGTACGCTTACAGAATAAAACACCCCCTAATTAATTAGTCATTTAACATCATGCAACAAATTTACGCGCACTAGTGCTAGATGGAACTG
This genomic interval from Ananas comosus cultivar F153 linkage group 8, ASM154086v1, whole genome shotgun sequence contains the following:
- the LOC109714385 gene encoding uncharacterized protein LOC109714385, encoding MGAAAEEEEDQRWPPWLKPLLATRFFGHCKLHADAHKNECNMYCLDCMNGALCSLCLAYHRDHRAIQIRRSSYHDVIRVSEIQKVLDISGVQTYIINSARVVFLNERPQPRPGKGVTNTCEVCDRSLLDSFRFCSLGCKIEGSSNNNDYDAKKKKMKKKKPAASTSDSDESYTSTSRGSEKSSVVQSFTPSTPPPTSISYRSAKRRKGIPHRAPFGSLILEF